One window of Rhizobium leguminosarum genomic DNA carries:
- a CDS encoding putative bifunctional diguanylate cyclase/phosphodiesterase, which translates to MIAACANVPRDEPTGIFSLAEARKSLEIENDAARRRSSRRGLWMAVAVYVSFALPDRWLIPDVAPVTIAARFVVAAIALLAFEALRLAKAKTAWLDITCASALLVGYVSWLYPAIGTRDVTAMSYYMIFGAIFMMGANLFFSFPFRLSVITSSFVLCAFFVTIEEFFPSGQTYKLAFGMFYISCFVFTSFVNWRLNLERRNVLLNAAEARYQHWEASERGRSLLELSNTDYLTGISNRRALDRRLDECWAAWKDERRDFVVLLIDVDFFKRFNDRYGHQEGDRCLTVIATALKAVVESSGGMIGRYGGEEFIVVMPAEAPKLAMSLAEKIRMEVECLAIAHDGRPDDSPIVTVSIGVAFTREKGGEKVERIVREADLALYNAKASGRNCIRRFDPLLPRPDDNAGKLVPLLTAAIDRKLVSLVYQPIFELTNEKARAVEALMRLRMPDGTAVSPKTFIPVAERTGAILELGKWAIETACRDILMTDRMATVSVNVSPIQLRSPGFAASVADILARCGVCGSRLALEVTEGLDMDMQSEVLKCIADLRALRVEIWLDDFGSGFAGLSWLRAIEFQTVKVDRTFLHDCSNPRGLTMLQDMVALIRNRGNTILVEGVETAAQLSLLKDLRIDRVQGFHMGMPVSAELLSAA; encoded by the coding sequence ATGATCGCGGCTTGCGCTAATGTGCCGCGCGACGAACCAACCGGCATTTTTTCATTAGCCGAGGCTCGAAAGTCTCTGGAAATTGAAAATGATGCTGCCCGAAGGCGAAGCTCACGGCGTGGTCTTTGGATGGCGGTCGCCGTTTATGTGTCTTTCGCACTTCCCGACCGATGGCTTATCCCCGATGTTGCGCCGGTGACGATCGCCGCGCGATTCGTCGTTGCAGCGATCGCGCTACTGGCTTTCGAAGCCTTGCGATTGGCAAAAGCGAAAACCGCCTGGCTGGACATCACATGCGCCTCTGCACTGCTTGTGGGCTATGTGAGCTGGCTTTACCCGGCGATCGGCACCCGCGACGTCACTGCCATGTCATACTACATGATATTTGGCGCCATCTTCATGATGGGCGCCAACCTCTTTTTCAGTTTTCCGTTTCGGCTTTCGGTGATCACCTCCAGCTTCGTTCTCTGCGCATTTTTCGTTACGATCGAGGAATTTTTCCCTTCAGGCCAAACCTACAAGCTTGCCTTTGGGATGTTCTACATTTCGTGCTTCGTCTTCACGTCTTTCGTCAATTGGCGATTGAACTTGGAGCGTCGAAACGTGTTGCTGAACGCGGCGGAGGCTCGCTATCAGCACTGGGAAGCGTCCGAGCGTGGACGGTCACTGCTCGAGCTTTCAAATACCGATTACCTCACAGGTATAAGCAACCGACGCGCGCTGGATCGGCGACTCGACGAATGCTGGGCCGCCTGGAAAGACGAGCGCCGCGACTTCGTGGTGCTCCTCATCGACGTCGACTTTTTCAAACGCTTCAACGATCGCTACGGGCATCAGGAAGGAGACCGATGCCTGACTGTCATCGCCACTGCGCTGAAGGCGGTTGTGGAGTCGTCCGGTGGCATGATCGGCAGGTATGGCGGCGAGGAGTTTATCGTGGTCATGCCGGCTGAAGCTCCCAAGCTCGCCATGAGCCTGGCCGAAAAGATCAGAATGGAAGTCGAGTGTCTTGCGATTGCTCACGACGGGCGACCGGATGATAGCCCGATCGTAACCGTCAGCATTGGCGTCGCCTTCACCCGCGAGAAAGGTGGAGAGAAAGTTGAACGAATAGTGCGTGAGGCCGATCTTGCTCTCTACAATGCCAAGGCAAGTGGCCGAAATTGCATTCGCAGGTTTGATCCGTTATTGCCTCGCCCCGACGACAATGCTGGTAAACTCGTCCCGCTGCTGACGGCCGCCATTGATCGCAAACTGGTCTCGCTCGTTTACCAACCGATCTTCGAGTTGACGAACGAGAAAGCAAGAGCTGTCGAGGCTTTGATGCGGCTTCGGATGCCGGACGGCACCGCAGTTTCGCCGAAAACATTCATTCCGGTTGCCGAACGAACGGGCGCTATTCTCGAATTGGGTAAATGGGCGATCGAGACGGCATGCCGTGATATACTGATGACCGATCGCATGGCTACCGTCAGCGTCAACGTGTCGCCCATACAACTACGTTCCCCCGGCTTTGCTGCGAGCGTCGCCGATATTCTTGCCCGGTGCGGGGTCTGCGGGTCGCGACTGGCCTTAGAAGTCACCGAGGGCCTGGACATGGATATGCAGTCGGAGGTGCTTAAATGCATTGCAGATCTGCGGGCTCTCCGCGTCGAGATCTGGCTTGACGACTTCGGCTCCGGCTTCGCGGGCCTCTCTTGGCTGAGGGCGATCGAGTTTCAGACGGTCAAGGTCGACCGAACCTTCCTGCACGACTGCTCCAACCCACGCGGGTTGACGATGCTTCAGGACATGGTTGCTCTCATCCGTAATCGTGGGAATACGATCCTGGTGGAAGGCGTCGAAACTGCAGCACAATTGTCCCTGCTCAAGGATCTTCGCATTGACCGCGTCCAGGGCTTTCATATGGGAATGCCGGTTAGCGCTGAACTTCTGAGCGCGGCATAA
- a CDS encoding IS630 family transposase has translation MVGRRADLVVLSDADRSFLESQVRRLKAPRSLSDRCRMVLLCAQGLQSKDVAERLGVHEHTVGKWRRRFVQDGMEGLTDEYRAGRPRTVSDAQVAQVVERTLNTTPKDATHWSIRSMAADSGLSHTTIRRIWTAFGLQPHRAETFKLSSDPLFVDKVQDIVGLYMSPPDRAIVLCVDEKSQIQALDREQPVLPMAPGVAERRTHTYVRNGTTSLFAALDIATGAVIGHCYKRHRATEFLDFLKRIDAEMPNGPDVHLVMDNYATHKTPRIKAWLARRPHWHVHFTPTSASWINQVERWFAELTRKQLQRGVHRSTAELEADIDAFIESHNENPTPYKWVKSADQILASVKRFCQKTMNRTSDSGD, from the coding sequence ATGGTTGGCAGGCGGGCGGACCTCGTCGTTCTGAGCGACGCGGATAGAAGTTTTCTCGAATCTCAGGTTCGCCGGCTTAAAGCGCCACGCTCCTTATCGGATCGCTGCCGGATGGTCTTGCTGTGCGCGCAGGGTCTGCAAAGCAAGGACGTTGCCGAACGCCTGGGCGTTCATGAGCACACGGTTGGCAAATGGCGCCGCCGGTTCGTACAGGATGGTATGGAAGGGTTGACGGATGAATATCGTGCCGGCCGACCGCGAACTGTCTCCGACGCGCAGGTTGCCCAGGTCGTCGAACGTACCTTGAACACCACCCCCAAGGATGCCACGCACTGGTCCATCCGTTCGATGGCAGCCGATAGCGGACTGTCGCATACCACCATTCGTCGGATTTGGACCGCATTCGGCCTGCAGCCGCACCGTGCCGAGACATTCAAGCTTTCCTCTGATCCGCTCTTCGTCGACAAGGTGCAGGACATCGTCGGCCTCTATATGTCGCCCCCGGACCGGGCGATCGTGCTCTGCGTGGATGAGAAATCGCAAATCCAGGCACTGGATCGCGAGCAGCCTGTGCTGCCCATGGCGCCGGGTGTCGCCGAACGACGGACCCATACCTATGTCCGCAACGGCACGACATCGCTGTTCGCCGCGCTCGACATTGCCACTGGGGCAGTGATCGGCCATTGCTACAAGCGTCACCGGGCCACTGAGTTCCTCGACTTCCTGAAGCGGATTGATGCCGAAATGCCCAATGGACCAGACGTGCATCTGGTGATGGACAACTATGCGACCCACAAGACGCCAAGGATCAAGGCCTGGCTCGCGCGCCGCCCGCACTGGCATGTTCACTTCACGCCAACGTCGGCATCCTGGATCAATCAGGTCGAGCGCTGGTTCGCAGAGTTGACGCGAAAACAGTTGCAGCGCGGCGTACACCGATCCACCGCAGAGTTGGAAGCCGACATCGACGCCTTCATCGAAAGTCACAACGAAAACCCAACCCCATACAAGTGGGTCAAATCCGCCGACCAGATCCTCGCATCCGTCAAGCGATTCTGCCAAAAGACAATGAACCGAACTTCAGATTCAGGTGACTAG
- a CDS encoding VCBS domain-containing protein → MATTIGTSGNDNLVGGSGDDVLSGGAGDDRLNGGSGADTLDGGSGFDTVLGGSGADILIYRAWENQYKIGGQVYGTGTTIGQATFSGYDVYDGGNGNAAKGTAEIDKLVIYLSNAQLLNSSFMAALNAEVTQFRAFIAANSNANTSQAGQAEFTFTSINLKVSAIEQVSFTLDPTSPVGFNDTNAADPVREAGVGPGNTPFSGDSTAAGNVLVNDTDSDDGQASLVVSAVRTGPESGSGTTGTVGSALVGIYGSLTLNADGTYTYNLNNSDVDTNALADGFTVTELFTYTVRDPHGLTDTAQLTITITGTNDIVSITSGAQNGGVVEEADTTASPTDSLNAAGTISFTDVDLSDGHTASFAATAGETALGTFSLDPVSEAANAASGSLQWHYTLNNAAAQYLAAGQSVVEHFTVTINDGHGSAATQVVTVTITGTNDIVSITSSAQNGAVVEDANTTPSPTDSLNAAGTITFNDVDLSDGHTASFAPTAGETALGIFSLDPVSEPPNAANGSLQWHYALNNEASQYLAAGQTLTQTYTVTVADNHGGSVDQLVTITVTGNEDAPTITAAVDTGAVEEDTLPTSASGTIDFADVDLTDTHSVSAVPAAGGYLGTFTPTITNVSTGDGAGQVSWSFAVDNAALQFLAEGQTLTQTYTVTVADNHGGSVDQLVTITVTGTNDSPIANADTGAVLEDATLTVSAANGVIRGTTGGSVADADVDNANNTLVVSGVVAGAGAVTQGVGVGSSLAGTYGHLTLNADGSYTYVADTANSLAAGVTAVDTFTYTDKDPFHAVSNTTTLQITVTGTNDNPTVTAGAQSVQLVEAGVSTAGTASASIALTKGDVDAGDTAVYDGTALTTNGWATGNGGVTYTKAGTYGTATLTTGTGVVSYALDNADADTNGLAQGASVSDNFTVYVKDGSTGTASTAVNFAITGTNDAPVIDLNGASAGNDATASFTEQTPLVIAPLATVTDVDSANLTSLTATLTARPDGNAVESLSLNVSATAAAAGLTVLYTVSTGILSITGSASQATYQTILDGIVYNNTSDAPTTAARTVNVVASDGTDGSVSHSVTISVTPVNDAPVAANETGSATEAGGTANGTAGSNATGNVITTGPGADSDVDNAPASLVVSAIRTGTEAGSGTSGTVGTGLAGQYGTLTLNADGSYSYAVNNSNATVQALNAGGTLTDTFTYTVKDPGNLTDTAQLVITINGANDAPVNTVPGTQEVAQNTNVSFNGAKLISISDVDVGVGTETVTLSVAHGTLSLSGTTGLAFTTGDGTTDTTMTFSGTVTNVNNALNGLLYNPTDTFVGADTLTITTMDQGGLSDSDTITINEVSPNPGTLTTSPTDVIFYASGTNTLNGTNLTLNGTDNITGGTGTDTLIVTGGAPGPFTFGNGVGNLLLTNFEVFKLIDTNSGNHTDNITFLSTFQNNGTLTVDATGIGGNGKLNLDASAVTSGPFIVIGGDSDDILKTGSDNDTLTGGSGNDTLTGGAGNDTFNVNSGTDSVTDLSGSDVLIVSAGATANATVTAAFTATSSTSSAGTANLSSNGFAVDVSAATGANGFTVTNTGAAATFTGSAQNDTLIGGSGNDTLLGGAGADSITGGAGADTMTGNGGVDTFTINAGHSTVTIGGAGNSGTISGYDVITDFNTAAGGDILDLPVVGAAATSGNVNGAGDSTLTIGDDTVESHNVTNGIATFFGTDTFTAPLTVTSTGSLAAVVQYLLGSDIGNAGSTIAFTTSGAIGNHTFVYQQTATTIGNTGGYTLVELANVTLTNVSGAHVAPAGVAGEAINLGLTNPADHVGSINVSISGVPAGWTVSQGIDNGDGTWSVQTNDVTALTVTAPGNYAGALSLHMSQTWIDSAGGTGLAMITNIVEAYAQGSPIFAWSGDDVLTGSHGNDLFVFSQPIGNDTVHSFDTAADHIDLIGYSGFASFADVQAHMADDGNGNAMITLADGQSITLDGVHSSALTGSNFVFDQTPVVNNAGTMTIGDGALLPLSGTINNTGLISLDAAGNDTLLQLIQHGITLQGGGQIVLSDSDANVISGTAADVTLTNVDNTISGAGQLGGGLLGLNNQGTIIATGSHALVIDTGGSTVVNSGTLEATGSGGLTINGAVANSGLIWANGGDVTIGGQVTGDGDAIIGNMSQLEFHAASSADVIFGLDAAGTLRLDDSFDFSGSISGITNDDKVNLGDIWFSTGASAVYQANLDGSGGTLLVSDGTHDATLHLVGAYDTGTFTLADDGTGRTVVAYTDGLYFV, encoded by the coding sequence ATGGCAACGACCATTGGCACAAGCGGCAACGACAATCTGGTCGGCGGTAGCGGAGACGACGTACTGTCGGGGGGGGCTGGAGACGATCGCCTGAATGGCGGGTCAGGTGCCGATACGCTCGATGGAGGCAGTGGTTTCGACACAGTCCTGGGCGGATCAGGAGCGGACATCCTTATCTACCGAGCGTGGGAAAACCAGTACAAGATTGGTGGCCAAGTCTACGGAACAGGGACAACGATTGGACAGGCGACATTTTCTGGCTACGACGTTTACGACGGCGGCAACGGCAATGCTGCGAAAGGCACCGCCGAAATCGATAAGCTCGTTATCTATCTTAGTAATGCGCAATTACTTAATTCGTCGTTCATGGCAGCATTGAATGCTGAAGTCACTCAGTTTCGAGCCTTTATTGCCGCTAACTCGAACGCGAATACCAGCCAGGCGGGTCAAGCGGAATTCACCTTCACGAGCATAAATCTGAAAGTCTCCGCGATCGAGCAGGTTTCATTCACTCTCGATCCAACTTCGCCCGTCGGCTTCAATGATACCAACGCTGCGGACCCGGTGCGCGAGGCCGGCGTTGGCCCGGGGAATACGCCGTTTTCGGGGGATTCCACGGCGGCAGGTAATGTGCTGGTCAACGACACGGATTCCGACGATGGCCAGGCGTCGCTGGTTGTGTCAGCGGTCCGGACCGGTCCGGAATCCGGATCTGGAACTACCGGCACAGTCGGATCTGCATTGGTGGGCATCTATGGCTCACTGACCTTGAATGCTGATGGCACCTATACCTACAACCTCAATAACAGCGATGTGGACACCAATGCGCTGGCGGACGGGTTCACAGTTACTGAGCTGTTTACGTACACCGTCCGTGACCCGCACGGACTTACCGATACCGCACAGCTTACTATCACTATCACCGGGACGAACGACATCGTCTCGATTACCAGCGGCGCTCAGAATGGCGGCGTGGTCGAGGAGGCCGACACCACTGCTTCGCCGACCGATTCCCTCAACGCCGCCGGCACCATCTCCTTCACCGACGTCGACCTCAGCGACGGCCACACCGCATCGTTCGCCGCGACCGCCGGCGAAACTGCGCTCGGCACCTTCTCGCTCGACCCTGTCAGTGAAGCCGCGAACGCCGCCAGCGGCTCGCTGCAGTGGCACTACACCCTCAACAATGCCGCTGCGCAGTACCTCGCTGCCGGCCAGAGCGTGGTCGAGCATTTCACCGTAACGATCAACGACGGCCATGGGTCGGCGGCAACGCAGGTCGTAACTGTCACAATCACCGGCACCAACGACATCGTCTCGATTACTAGCAGCGCACAGAATGGCGCGGTCGTCGAAGATGCCAACACGACGCCTTCGCCGACCGACTCGCTCAATGCCGCCGGCACGATTACATTCAACGACGTCGATCTCAGCGACGGCCATACCGCTTCGTTTGCTCCGACCGCTGGCGAAACTGCACTCGGCATATTCTCGCTCGATCCTGTCAGTGAACCCCCGAACGCCGCCAACGGCTCGCTGCAGTGGCACTACGCCCTCAATAACGAGGCTTCACAGTATCTCGCTGCCGGCCAGACCCTGACCCAGACCTACACCGTCACCGTCGCCGACAACCACGGCGGATCGGTCGACCAGCTCGTCACCATCACCGTCACCGGCAATGAGGACGCGCCGACCATCACCGCGGCGGTCGACACCGGCGCCGTCGAGGAAGACACGCTGCCGACCTCGGCCTCCGGCACCATCGACTTCGCCGACGTCGATCTCACCGACACCCACTCCGTCTCGGCCGTCCCGGCCGCCGGCGGCTATCTCGGCACCTTCACGCCCACCATCACCAATGTTTCGACCGGCGACGGCGCCGGCCAGGTGTCGTGGAGCTTCGCGGTCGACAATGCCGCCCTGCAGTTCCTGGCCGAGGGCCAGACCCTGACCCAGACCTACACCGTCACCGTCGCCGACAACCACGGCGGATCGGTCGACCAGCTCGTCACCATCACCGTCACCGGGACCAACGATTCGCCCATTGCCAATGCCGACACCGGAGCGGTGCTGGAAGATGCGACTCTTACTGTGTCTGCCGCGAATGGCGTGATCAGGGGCACCACGGGTGGATCGGTGGCCGACGCCGACGTCGACAATGCCAACAACACGCTGGTGGTGTCCGGTGTGGTCGCGGGCGCCGGCGCCGTAACGCAGGGCGTGGGAGTCGGCAGCTCGCTCGCCGGCACTTACGGTCACCTGACGCTGAATGCCGACGGCTCGTACACCTACGTGGCGGACACCGCCAACAGCCTCGCCGCTGGGGTCACAGCGGTAGACACGTTCACCTACACCGACAAGGATCCATTCCATGCGGTGTCGAACACTACGACGCTGCAGATCACGGTAACCGGCACCAACGACAACCCGACCGTCACCGCTGGCGCACAGAGCGTACAGCTGGTGGAAGCCGGCGTTAGTACAGCGGGCACGGCTTCGGCCAGCATCGCACTGACCAAGGGCGATGTAGACGCAGGCGACACGGCTGTCTACGACGGCACGGCACTGACCACCAATGGCTGGGCCACCGGCAATGGCGGGGTGACATACACCAAGGCCGGCACTTACGGCACCGCCACACTGACCACCGGCACGGGCGTGGTGAGCTACGCTCTCGACAACGCCGACGCCGACACCAATGGATTAGCCCAAGGCGCCAGCGTCAGCGACAACTTCACCGTCTACGTCAAGGACGGCAGCACCGGTACCGCCAGCACCGCGGTGAACTTCGCCATCACCGGCACCAACGACGCGCCGGTCATTGACCTGAACGGCGCGAGCGCCGGCAATGACGCGACAGCTTCGTTCACGGAGCAGACGCCGCTGGTGATTGCACCTTTGGCGACGGTGACGGATGTCGACTCGGCGAACCTGACGTCCCTAACGGCAACGCTGACGGCACGGCCCGATGGGAATGCGGTCGAATCCCTGTCGCTGAACGTCAGCGCCACGGCGGCCGCGGCCGGACTGACGGTGCTCTACACCGTAAGCACGGGCATTCTGTCGATCACAGGCTCGGCTTCACAGGCCACCTACCAGACGATCCTCGACGGCATCGTCTACAACAACACCAGCGACGCGCCGACGACAGCGGCTCGGACCGTGAATGTCGTTGCGAGCGACGGCACCGACGGCAGCGTCTCGCATAGCGTCACGATCAGCGTCACGCCGGTCAACGACGCACCGGTGGCGGCCAACGAGACCGGCTCTGCCACCGAGGCGGGCGGCACTGCCAACGGCACCGCGGGCAGCAATGCGACCGGCAACGTTATCACCACCGGGCCCGGAGCCGACAGCGACGTCGACAACGCCCCCGCCTCGCTGGTGGTTTCGGCGATCCGCACCGGTACCGAGGCCGGCTCGGGCACCAGCGGCACGGTCGGCACCGGGCTGGCAGGCCAGTACGGCACGTTGACGCTCAACGCCGACGGCAGCTACAGCTATGCCGTCAACAACAGCAATGCCACCGTCCAGGCGCTCAATGCCGGCGGCACGCTGACCGACACCTTCACCTACACAGTCAAGGATCCGGGCAACCTCACTGACACAGCACAGCTCGTCATCACCATCAACGGCGCCAACGACGCGCCGGTGAATACGGTGCCTGGTACGCAGGAGGTGGCGCAAAATACCAATGTGTCATTCAACGGCGCCAAACTCATCTCGATCTCCGACGTTGATGTAGGGGTTGGTACCGAGACGGTGACGCTGTCGGTCGCACACGGTACGCTGTCGCTATCGGGTACCACTGGCCTCGCGTTCACCACCGGTGACGGTACGACCGACACCACCATGACCTTCTCCGGCACCGTGACGAACGTCAATAACGCCTTGAATGGTCTCCTCTACAATCCAACCGACACTTTTGTCGGCGCCGATACTTTGACGATCACCACGATGGATCAGGGTGGATTGAGCGATAGCGACACCATTACCATTAATGAGGTGAGCCCTAACCCGGGTACGCTGACGACTAGTCCGACCGACGTCATCTTCTACGCGAGCGGCACGAACACCCTAAATGGAACAAATCTAACCTTGAACGGTACAGATAACATTACCGGAGGCACCGGCACGGACACGCTTATCGTCACTGGCGGCGCCCCTGGACCATTCACATTTGGTAACGGCGTAGGAAACCTTCTTCTCACAAACTTTGAAGTCTTCAAATTGATCGACACCAACAGTGGAAATCATACCGACAACATAACATTCCTCTCGACTTTCCAAAACAACGGGACACTGACTGTCGACGCAACCGGTATCGGTGGTAATGGAAAGCTCAATTTAGATGCAAGCGCAGTCACATCCGGACCCTTTATTGTCATCGGCGGGGACAGTGACGACATTCTCAAGACTGGCTCGGATAACGACACGCTCACCGGCGGTTCGGGCAACGACACCCTTACCGGTGGTGCTGGCAACGATACGTTCAATGTCAATTCTGGCACTGACAGCGTCACCGATCTTTCAGGGAGTGATGTCCTTATCGTAAGCGCAGGCGCAACGGCCAACGCCACGGTAACGGCAGCCTTTACGGCCACGTCGTCGACTAGCAGCGCTGGTACAGCCAACCTGAGCAGCAACGGCTTTGCGGTGGATGTGAGCGCAGCGACCGGTGCCAACGGCTTTACGGTCACCAATACCGGCGCAGCAGCGACCTTCACCGGTTCAGCACAGAATGACACGCTGATTGGCGGTTCCGGAAACGACACGCTGCTCGGCGGCGCTGGTGCAGACAGCATCACCGGTGGCGCTGGTGCTGATACGATGACCGGCAATGGCGGCGTTGACACTTTCACAATTAATGCCGGCCACTCCACGGTTACGATCGGCGGCGCGGGAAATAGCGGCACAATTTCCGGCTACGACGTCATTACTGACTTCAACACGGCCGCGGGCGGCGACATTCTCGATCTGCCAGTTGTCGGGGCGGCAGCAACTTCCGGAAACGTCAACGGAGCCGGCGATTCAACCCTGACGATCGGGGACGATACAGTCGAATCCCATAATGTTACGAACGGTATTGCCACTTTCTTTGGCACAGATACTTTCACCGCTCCGCTGACGGTCACATCAACTGGCAGTCTTGCCGCTGTCGTTCAATATCTCTTAGGAAGCGATATTGGCAACGCAGGCTCCACCATCGCATTCACGACATCGGGCGCCATCGGCAATCACACCTTTGTCTACCAACAGACTGCTACCACTATTGGCAACACCGGCGGATACACGCTGGTCGAGCTCGCCAATGTGACGTTGACCAACGTCAGCGGCGCGCATGTGGCGCCTGCAGGCGTGGCAGGCGAAGCCATCAACCTTGGCCTGACCAATCCGGCGGATCATGTCGGCTCGATCAACGTATCCATCAGCGGAGTTCCCGCCGGATGGACAGTCAGCCAGGGCATCGACAACGGCGATGGCACGTGGTCAGTGCAGACAAACGACGTCACCGCGCTCACCGTGACCGCACCAGGGAACTACGCGGGCGCACTCTCGCTGCATATGTCGCAAACCTGGATCGATTCCGCCGGCGGCACCGGGCTCGCCATGATTACCAACATTGTCGAGGCCTACGCCCAGGGTTCGCCGATCTTTGCCTGGTCCGGCGACGACGTGCTGACAGGCTCGCACGGCAACGACCTCTTCGTCTTCTCGCAGCCGATTGGCAATGACACGGTGCACAGCTTCGACACGGCCGCGGACCATATCGATCTCATCGGCTATTCCGGTTTCGCGAGCTTCGCCGACGTCCAGGCGCATATGGCCGACGATGGCAACGGCAATGCGATGATCACGCTTGCGGATGGCCAATCGATCACGCTCGACGGCGTGCACTCGAGCGCGCTCACCGGAAGCAATTTTGTCTTCGACCAGACGCCGGTGGTCAACAATGCCGGAACCATGACGATCGGTGACGGCGCGCTGCTGCCGCTGAGCGGCACAATCAACAATACCGGCCTTATCTCGCTCGACGCGGCCGGCAACGATACCCTGCTTCAGCTGATCCAGCACGGCATCACGCTGCAAGGCGGGGGACAGATCGTCCTGTCCGACAGCGATGCGAACGTGATCTCCGGGACGGCTGCCGACGTCACCCTGACCAATGTCGACAACACCATCTCCGGCGCCGGCCAACTCGGCGGCGGTCTGCTCGGTCTGAACAATCAGGGCACGATCATCGCCACCGGCTCGCATGCGCTGGTCATCGACACCGGGGGCAGCACCGTCGTCAACTCGGGAACGCTGGAGGCGACGGGGTCGGGTGGCCTGACAATCAATGGTGCCGTCGCCAATTCCGGACTGATCTGGGCCAATGGCGGCGACGTCACGATCGGCGGCCAGGTAACCGGCGACGGCGATGCCATCATCGGAAACATGTCGCAGCTGGAGTTTCACGCCGCCTCTTCCGCAGATGTCATTTTCGGGTTGGATGCAGCCGGCACATTGCGGCTGGACGATTCCTTTGACTTCAGCGGCAGCATCTCCGGCATCACCAATGATGACAAGGTAAACCTCGGAGATATCTGGTTCAGCACCGGAGCATCCGCTGTCTATCAGGCAAACCTGGATGGAAGTGGAGGAACGCTGCTCGTTTCGGACGGCACTCATGATGCCACACTCCACCTGGTCGGCGCTTACGATACGGGCACCTTCACGCTAGCCGACGACGGCACTGGCCGGACCGTGGTCGCGTATACGGACGGCCTCTACTTCGTCTGA
- a CDS encoding MEKHLA domain-containing protein produces the protein MTSIHDNHALDLMSDPDFFSLLTGSYARIVGRRLVQDGQGPDWLYHDAPFVVLAHNTEPDPRFIYANRTAQNCFEYSWDEFISLPSRLSAEQPDRAERQRLLDSVTRDGFVENGRGVRIAKSGRRFWIENVTVWQLIDEAGTRLGQAATFPSWQDA, from the coding sequence GTGACTTCTATCCATGACAATCACGCCCTCGATCTGATGAGCGACCCCGATTTCTTCTCCCTCCTCACGGGAAGCTACGCGCGTATCGTCGGCCGTCGTCTTGTCCAGGATGGACAGGGGCCGGACTGGCTTTACCACGATGCGCCTTTCGTGGTTCTCGCTCACAATACCGAGCCCGACCCACGCTTCATCTATGCGAACCGGACGGCGCAGAACTGTTTCGAATATAGCTGGGATGAATTCATCTCACTGCCGTCGCGGCTTTCGGCCGAGCAGCCCGATCGCGCCGAGCGTCAGCGGCTGCTGGATAGCGTGACCCGCGATGGTTTTGTCGAGAATGGCCGCGGCGTCAGGATCGCGAAATCGGGGCGCCGTTTCTGGATCGAGAACGTGACCGTCTGGCAGCTGATCGATGAAGCCGGGACGCGGCTGGGTCAGGCTGCAACGTTCCCTTCGTGGCAGGACGCGTAG
- the maiA gene encoding maleylacetoacetate isomerase: MNEVVLYDYWRSSASYRVRIALNLLEIDYRTVPVNLLEAAHRKPDYLMLNPQGLVPTLVIDGQVLTQSLAIIEYLAELRPEYGLLPSDSADRQHVRALAYAVAIDIHPICNMHVVTHLMTVTDKADAREEWMKHFIADGLGKLEAMIAEAGGAFSFGNASTMADLCLVPQVYNARRWGVDLTRFQRIVDIDARCVELPAFQAAHPDCVKP, encoded by the coding sequence ATGAACGAGGTCGTTCTTTACGACTATTGGAGATCGTCGGCGAGCTATCGCGTCCGCATCGCGCTCAACCTGTTGGAGATCGACTACAGGACGGTGCCGGTCAATCTGCTGGAGGCAGCCCACAGGAAGCCGGATTATCTCATGCTCAACCCGCAGGGGCTGGTGCCGACCCTGGTGATCGATGGACAAGTTCTGACCCAGTCGTTGGCCATTATCGAATATCTGGCCGAGCTACGGCCGGAATACGGATTGCTGCCATCGGACAGTGCCGATCGCCAGCACGTGCGCGCGCTTGCCTATGCGGTCGCCATCGACATCCATCCGATCTGCAATATGCATGTCGTCACGCATCTCATGACCGTGACCGACAAGGCTGACGCCCGGGAGGAATGGATGAAGCATTTCATCGCCGACGGACTCGGTAAACTGGAGGCCATGATCGCCGAAGCCGGCGGAGCCTTCAGCTTCGGTAATGCGTCGACGATGGCCGACCTCTGTCTTGTCCCGCAAGTCTACAACGCCCGCCGCTGGGGCGTTGATCTCACGCGTTTCCAGCGCATCGTCGATATCGACGCCAGATGCGTCGAACTACCGGCCTTCCAGGCGGCGCATCCCGACTGCGTAAAGCCGTGA